In one Chlamydia sp. BM-2023 genomic region, the following are encoded:
- a CDS encoding DUF502 domain-containing protein → MKKHFITGLIILLPLAITLAIVGMIMNFLTQPFVGLVSGFFERISFYSKHKALLKFVLQIILLFGLFFATVLLGFLARLMIFKSLLSIYDKVLHRIPIIKTVYKAAQQVMTTIFGSQSGSFKQVVMVPFPNEKTRCIGLVAGDAPQICSDDPEDPMITVFIPTTPNPTSGFLTLFKKSDITFLDMKIEDAFKYIISCGVLTTGSNTGCSPITEALSQNPQG, encoded by the coding sequence ATGAAAAAACATTTTATTACAGGCCTAATTATCCTTCTGCCCCTAGCAATTACCCTCGCTATCGTCGGTATGATAATGAACTTCCTTACCCAGCCTTTTGTTGGACTCGTCTCAGGATTTTTCGAACGTATTAGTTTCTACTCGAAACACAAAGCCTTACTAAAATTTGTTTTACAAATTATCCTACTCTTTGGACTGTTCTTTGCCACTGTATTACTAGGGTTCCTCGCACGATTGATGATCTTCAAGTCCTTACTATCTATTTATGATAAAGTACTCCATCGCATTCCCATCATAAAAACAGTCTACAAAGCTGCTCAACAAGTCATGACTACCATCTTTGGATCACAATCTGGCTCCTTCAAACAAGTTGTTATGGTCCCTTTCCCTAACGAAAAAACACGCTGCATAGGACTAGTCGCCGGTGATGCTCCACAGATCTGCTCCGATGATCCCGAAGACCCTATGATCACCGTATTTATACCAACAACTCCAAACCCAACCTCAGGATTTCTCACTCTATTTAAAAAATCTGATATTACTTTTTTAGATATGAAAATCGAAGACGCATTCAAATATATTATTTCTTGCGGGGTTCTTACTACAGGATCAAATACAGGATGTTCTCCCATTACCGAAGCATTAAGTCAAAATCCTCAGGGATAA
- a CDS encoding anti-sigma factor antagonist, translating into MNNIHKEEHGTTAVLHLQGKLDGISSPEVQESISQSLSSGTKNIVLDCTNLDYMSSAGIRVLLQSYHQVGKHSGKIVLTSVPKTIEQTLYVTGFLSYFKMFSSIQEALQALSKDED; encoded by the coding sequence ATGAATAACATCCACAAAGAAGAGCACGGAACCACTGCTGTCTTACATCTCCAAGGAAAACTTGACGGGATCTCTTCGCCGGAAGTACAAGAAAGTATCTCACAATCTCTATCTTCAGGGACGAAAAATATCGTCTTAGATTGCACAAATTTGGATTACATGTCCAGCGCAGGCATCCGTGTCTTACTACAAAGCTATCATCAAGTAGGAAAACATTCCGGGAAAATTGTTCTTACCTCTGTGCCAAAAACTATAGAACAAACCCTCTACGTCACAGGATTCCTCTCATATTTTAAAATGTTCTCCAGCATACAAGAAGCATTACAAGCTTTAAGCAAAGACGAAGATTGA
- the ybeY gene encoding rRNA maturation RNase YbeY has product MKKVSTKVCVSNKQKSVPIQAQSVKKLVLCCLQFWEINTDQVYIYFLEDEALAHLHNEVFSDPSLTDAITLPIDSPEASSTPHILGEAFISPQAAVRFLKDRASDREVLYEEISRYIVHSLLHMLGYDDLTSQERKKMRVKENQALCMLREKHALLTN; this is encoded by the coding sequence TTGAAGAAAGTTTCAACAAAAGTTTGTGTTTCTAATAAGCAAAAGTCTGTTCCTATTCAGGCGCAATCAGTAAAAAAGTTGGTTCTCTGTTGCTTGCAATTTTGGGAAATCAATACGGATCAAGTATATATCTACTTTCTAGAAGATGAGGCTCTCGCCCATCTTCATAATGAAGTTTTTTCTGATCCCTCGCTTACGGATGCCATCACCCTACCTATAGATTCGCCAGAAGCAAGTTCTACACCTCATATTTTAGGGGAAGCTTTTATCAGCCCTCAGGCGGCAGTCCGTTTCTTAAAAGATCGCGCCAGCGACAGAGAAGTTCTATATGAAGAAATTTCTCGTTATATTGTTCACTCTCTCCTACACATGCTCGGATATGATGATTTAACCTCTCAAGAAAGAAAAAAAATGAGAGTTAAAGAAAATCAAGCGCTATGTATGTTAAGAGAAAAACACGCTCTTTTGACAAATTAA
- a CDS encoding CofH family radical SAM protein, whose amino-acid sequence MTTTRTIRILPKNSWMKQLFEDYIEGARLSKEDALRLLLLEDEDDQRALWAFANMVRQKYVGDVVYYSSTLYLYPTNFCEFNCTFCAFYAKPGDSKGWFYTPDQLIDQIRQLDAPITETHIVAGCSQDCNLDYYTELFSKIKELLPHIHIKALTGIEYDYLAKLHNLPVIEILQILKNAGLDSIPGGGCDILVDEIREILAPGRLSSQDFLEIHKTAHNLGIPSNSTMLCYHRERPEDIVTHMEKLRNLQDDTLGFKNFILLKFATENNALGKRLRKLSCSHNILPASIIAVARLFLDNFRNIKALWNYLGIDEALHLLSCGANDFSSTHLGEKVFEMASSKQTIRMDIEGMASLIKQQGRIPCLTNSKDV is encoded by the coding sequence ATGACGACGACACGCACAATCCGCATTCTGCCTAAAAACTCCTGGATGAAGCAGTTATTCGAAGATTATATAGAAGGCGCTCGCCTCTCCAAAGAAGACGCTTTGCGTCTACTTTTATTAGAAGATGAAGACGACCAACGTGCCCTATGGGCATTTGCAAATATGGTACGTCAAAAGTATGTCGGTGATGTTGTTTACTACTCTTCCACCCTATATTTATACCCAACGAATTTCTGCGAGTTCAATTGTACATTTTGTGCTTTCTACGCGAAACCTGGCGACAGTAAAGGATGGTTTTACACCCCAGATCAACTTATAGATCAAATCCGACAGTTAGATGCTCCTATTACAGAGACGCATATTGTTGCGGGATGTTCCCAAGATTGTAATCTAGACTACTATACAGAATTGTTCAGTAAAATTAAGGAGCTCCTCCCCCATATTCATATCAAGGCTCTCACAGGTATCGAATATGATTACCTCGCTAAGCTTCATAACCTCCCCGTTATCGAAATCTTGCAAATCTTAAAAAATGCTGGTCTAGATTCTATTCCTGGAGGAGGATGCGATATCCTAGTAGATGAAATACGGGAAATATTAGCTCCTGGGCGTCTCTCATCCCAAGATTTCTTAGAAATCCATAAGACGGCCCATAACCTCGGTATTCCAAGCAATAGTACCATGCTCTGTTATCACAGAGAACGTCCTGAAGATATCGTAACCCATATGGAAAAATTACGTAATTTACAAGACGACACCTTAGGATTTAAAAACTTTATATTGTTGAAGTTCGCAACAGAAAACAATGCTCTAGGGAAAAGACTACGCAAATTAAGTTGTTCTCATAATATCCTCCCTGCGTCTATCATTGCTGTTGCTAGGTTATTCTTAGATAATTTTAGAAATATAAAAGCCCTCTGGAATTATTTAGGAATAGACGAAGCTCTACACTTACTCTCTTGTGGGGCGAATGATTTTTCTTCCACACATCTCGGAGAAAAGGTTTTTGAAATGGCCTCTTCTAAACAAACTATCAGGATGGATATTGAGGGTATGGCAAGCCTAATCAAACAACAGGGACGCATTCCATGTCTAACGAACTCGAAAGACGTTTAA
- a CDS encoding DNA-3-methyladenine glycosylase gives MLPESFFLNDDVLSLAKGLLGHLLVTKIEGETTAGFIIETEAYRGPDDKACHAYNYRKTTRNAAMYCRGGVAYIYRCYGMHFLFNVVTGSQNLPHAVLIRAILPHKGENIMIQRRQWHNKPKSLLTNGPGKICQALNLSIEHNMHSLTSPNLHISKEKISGEITETPRIGIDYAKEYRDLPWRFVLNTKKSIENPQDIPEKSFANC, from the coding sequence ATGCTTCCAGAAAGTTTCTTCCTTAACGATGACGTTCTTTCCTTAGCAAAAGGACTACTCGGTCATCTTCTCGTTACAAAAATAGAAGGAGAAACTACTGCAGGATTTATCATCGAAACCGAAGCCTATCGCGGCCCCGATGATAAAGCTTGCCACGCTTACAATTACAGAAAAACGACAAGAAACGCAGCTATGTATTGCCGCGGCGGCGTTGCATATATCTATCGTTGTTATGGAATGCACTTCCTATTCAATGTTGTAACAGGAAGCCAAAATCTCCCCCACGCTGTGCTTATACGCGCCATTCTCCCCCACAAAGGAGAAAATATTATGATCCAAAGAAGACAGTGGCACAACAAACCTAAATCCCTTCTTACTAACGGACCAGGAAAAATCTGCCAAGCGCTAAACCTCTCCATAGAACACAACATGCACTCTCTTACTTCCCCAAATCTCCACATAAGTAAAGAGAAAATTTCAGGAGAAATAACGGAAACACCTCGCATAGGCATCGATTACGCAAAAGAATATCGCGATCTCCCTTGGAGATTCGTTTTAAACACAAAAAAAAGCATAGAAAATCCCCAGGACATCCCAGAAAAAAGCTTTGCAAATTGCTAA
- a CDS encoding menaquinone biosynthesis protein, producing MSNELERRLTLGCVSYINAFPFSLELAERNDIFLHTAPPADLLAKLLDGSLQFALTSSVGSLTHPLGKLSGFGIAAYKKILSVNLYAAPTFFTSGKLRIAATKESRSSVMLLNILCRYLWNTPIPEIIQLSSDDVLKTSSENYDGLLLIGDKALHHPHISGFSTYDLAQGWYELTQLPFVFAVVLSNNPQGSATIQTALEQSLSHFEAHPEAAIAKAVERTQLPENLIKEYYSLCRYRLREEDYEGLEKFREYHAAIYQQT from the coding sequence ATGTCTAACGAACTCGAAAGACGTTTAACTTTAGGTTGTGTAAGCTATATCAATGCTTTTCCTTTTTCTTTAGAGCTTGCAGAAAGAAATGATATTTTTCTTCATACAGCTCCTCCAGCTGATTTGCTCGCGAAACTACTAGATGGAAGCTTACAGTTTGCTCTTACCTCTTCAGTAGGGTCTTTAACACATCCCCTAGGGAAACTCTCAGGATTTGGAATAGCAGCTTATAAGAAAATCCTTAGTGTAAATCTTTATGCAGCACCGACATTTTTCACCTCAGGGAAATTACGCATCGCAGCAACAAAAGAAAGTCGCTCGTCAGTAATGCTATTAAACATCCTTTGTCGGTATTTATGGAACACCCCTATTCCTGAAATTATCCAACTTTCTTCTGATGATGTTTTAAAAACATCCTCAGAAAATTACGACGGCTTATTATTAATTGGCGATAAAGCTCTTCATCATCCCCATATATCAGGATTTTCTACTTATGATCTTGCCCAAGGATGGTATGAGCTTACTCAATTACCCTTTGTTTTTGCTGTTGTTCTTTCGAACAACCCTCAAGGAAGCGCTACTATACAAACAGCTTTAGAACAATCCCTCAGTCATTTCGAAGCCCATCCTGAAGCTGCGATTGCAAAAGCTGTCGAGCGTACTCAGCTCCCCGAAAACCTTATTAAAGAATACTACTCTCTATGTCGCTACCGACTAAGAGAGGAAGATTATGAAGGGCTAGAGAAATTCCGAGAATATCATGCAGCTATCTACCAACAAACCTAA
- a CDS encoding UPF0158 family protein produces MTTYPVPQNPLLLRALRLMDAFSKSDDERDFYLDRVEGFILYIDLDKDQEDLDKIYEELEINAERYCLIPKLTFYEVKKIMETFINEKIYDIDTKEKFLEILQSKNAREQFLEFIYDHESELEKWQQFYVERSRIRIIEWLRNNKFHFVFEEDLDFTKHILEQFKIHLFDTKVSKELTQARQLLVNKAKVYYSNEALNPRPKRGRPPKQSAKVESETTISSDIYTKVPSVARRFLFLPEITSASSITFSEKFDTEEEFLANLRGSGRVEDQLNLANLSERFASLKELSAKLGYDSMSTGDFFGDDDDDEEKVPVKSKAPAKRGRKKSS; encoded by the coding sequence ATGACAACGTACCCTGTTCCACAAAATCCTCTTTTACTGCGTGCTTTACGTCTTATGGACGCATTCTCGAAATCTGACGATGAGAGAGATTTTTATTTAGACCGCGTTGAAGGATTCATCCTTTATATTGATTTAGATAAAGATCAAGAAGATCTTGATAAGATTTACGAGGAACTAGAGATAAACGCTGAGCGGTATTGTTTAATTCCAAAGCTGACGTTCTATGAAGTTAAAAAAATCATGGAAACGTTTATCAATGAAAAAATTTACGACATAGATACTAAAGAAAAATTTCTTGAAATTTTGCAGTCTAAAAATGCTCGAGAGCAATTTTTAGAATTTATCTATGATCACGAGTCTGAATTAGAGAAGTGGCAGCAATTTTATGTAGAGCGTTCGCGAATACGTATTATTGAGTGGTTGCGTAATAATAAGTTTCATTTTGTTTTTGAAGAAGACCTAGATTTTACCAAGCACATTTTAGAGCAATTTAAGATACATCTTTTTGATACCAAGGTATCAAAAGAGTTAACGCAAGCGCGTCAATTGTTAGTGAACAAGGCTAAAGTTTATTATTCTAACGAGGCGTTGAATCCTCGTCCTAAGAGAGGGCGTCCTCCGAAGCAGTCAGCAAAGGTAGAGTCAGAAACTACAATATCTAGTGATATTTATACTAAAGTGCCTTCTGTAGCGCGACGTTTCCTTTTCCTTCCTGAGATTACTTCGGCATCTTCAATAACATTTTCTGAGAAGTTTGATACTGAAGAAGAGTTTTTAGCGAATCTTCGTGGATCAGGCCGTGTTGAGGATCAGTTAAACCTTGCTAATCTTTCAGAAAGATTTGCTTCTTTGAAGGAGCTTTCTGCGAAGTTAGGTTATGATTCTATGTCTACGGGAGATTTCTTTGGAGATGATGATGATGATGAGGAAAAAGTTCCCGTGAAGTCCAAAGCTCCTGCTAAGCGTGGCCGTAAGAAGTCTTCATAA
- a CDS encoding DUF3604 domain-containing protein: MRRSVCYVNPSVARAGQISTWKFLYSPVDDLPEGTKLKFDLGSQGRPIDWEAPSIDLQQPRNTIYAEMPRGDILKAVAIPIPHSPTFQYEFTLPHEVEAGDTVTIILGPSPEHPQTDENGNGAQLFTQRRKLFYLYVDTTGNGDYDEPDIFSMDIRGNVLKHIRIFTPSYVVKNKRFDITVRFEDEFNNLTNFSPENTRIELSYEHLRENLNWQLFIPETGFVILPNLYFNEAGIYRIQLKNLLTQEVFVSAPIKCFSDAAPNLMWGLLHGESERVDSEENIEACLRHFRDDCALNFYASSAFENQEGLSTDLWKMISQTVSDFNEEDRFVTLSGVQYSGESQEEGVRHILYVKENKSLSKHKDCKIPSLSKLYKSASPHEVISIPCFTASKRYGFNFQNFHPEFERVAEIYNSWGCSERTEKEGNLFPIKGSDSEVQSGTLLEALKQNLRFGFVAGGLDDRGIYKNLFDENQQQYTPGLTAIICNKYNRESLAEALYQRHCYATTGPRIIVSFNITSAPMGSELSTTTKPGLAVNRHISGYVAGTAQLKTVEIIRNGEVLKTFHPDSNNLTYEYDDMAPLSSVTLKDPKGKIPFVFYYLRVTQVDHSMAWSSPIWVDLH; this comes from the coding sequence ATGCGCAGATCTGTTTGTTATGTTAATCCTTCCGTAGCTAGAGCTGGGCAAATATCCACATGGAAATTTCTTTATTCTCCGGTAGATGATCTCCCAGAAGGAACAAAGTTAAAATTTGATTTAGGAAGTCAAGGAAGACCTATAGACTGGGAAGCTCCTTCCATTGATTTGCAACAACCCAGAAATACTATCTACGCAGAAATGCCTCGAGGAGATATCCTCAAAGCTGTAGCTATTCCTATTCCACATAGCCCTACTTTCCAATATGAGTTTACCCTCCCCCACGAAGTAGAAGCTGGTGATACCGTAACCATTATTCTTGGACCCTCTCCAGAGCATCCCCAAACAGATGAAAACGGAAACGGCGCTCAATTATTTACTCAACGTCGTAAACTTTTTTATCTCTATGTAGACACAACAGGAAATGGCGATTATGATGAACCCGATATCTTTTCGATGGATATTCGTGGTAATGTTCTCAAACACATTCGCATCTTCACACCCTCCTATGTTGTAAAAAACAAACGTTTTGATATTACCGTACGCTTCGAAGACGAGTTCAACAATCTTACGAACTTTTCTCCCGAAAACACACGTATAGAACTTTCTTACGAACACCTCAGAGAAAACCTTAATTGGCAACTATTCATTCCTGAAACAGGATTCGTTATCCTTCCTAATCTTTACTTCAACGAAGCAGGAATTTATAGAATCCAATTAAAAAATCTCCTAACTCAAGAGGTCTTTGTATCAGCACCTATCAAATGTTTCTCAGATGCCGCTCCTAATCTTATGTGGGGCTTACTCCATGGAGAATCAGAACGTGTAGACTCTGAAGAAAATATTGAAGCATGCCTACGACATTTCAGAGACGATTGTGCTTTAAATTTCTACGCCTCTTCTGCTTTTGAAAATCAAGAAGGGCTAAGCACAGATCTTTGGAAAATGATTTCCCAAACAGTCTCTGATTTCAACGAAGAAGATCGTTTTGTCACACTATCTGGAGTGCAGTATTCCGGAGAATCGCAAGAAGAAGGTGTCCGACATATTCTCTACGTAAAAGAAAACAAATCTTTATCTAAACATAAAGACTGCAAAATTCCTTCTTTATCTAAGCTATATAAAAGCGCATCTCCTCACGAAGTTATCTCCATACCCTGCTTTACAGCATCAAAACGCTATGGTTTCAACTTCCAAAATTTCCATCCAGAATTTGAGCGTGTAGCGGAAATTTACAACTCTTGGGGATGTTCAGAAAGAACAGAAAAAGAGGGCAATCTTTTCCCCATTAAAGGATCTGATTCCGAAGTACAATCAGGAACATTGCTAGAAGCATTAAAACAAAATCTACGTTTTGGTTTTGTTGCTGGAGGTTTGGATGATCGCGGTATCTACAAAAACCTCTTCGATGAAAATCAGCAACAGTATACTCCAGGACTTACTGCTATCATTTGCAATAAATACAATCGTGAATCTCTTGCAGAAGCTTTGTATCAGCGTCATTGCTATGCAACTACAGGGCCGAGAATCATCGTTAGTTTTAATATTACCTCAGCTCCTATGGGTTCTGAGTTATCAACGACAACAAAACCAGGTCTTGCTGTAAATCGTCATATTTCAGGATATGTTGCAGGAACCGCTCAACTAAAAACTGTTGAGATTATCCGCAATGGAGAGGTTCTCAAAACCTTCCATCCTGATAGCAATAACTTAACTTATGAATATGATGACATGGCTCCTTTGTCTTCAGTAACCCTTAAAGATCCTAAAGGGAAAATTCCTTTTGTCTTTTATTATTTACGAGTGACCCAAGTTGACCATTCTATGGCATGGAGTTCACCTATTTGGGTGGATTTACATTAA
- the ubiE gene encoding bifunctional demethylmenaquinone methyltransferase/2-methoxy-6-polyprenyl-1,4-benzoquinol methylase UbiE: MQLSTNKPNLREMFDFLAPKYDKINSILSLGMHHLWNRKFSKMLGKSEQIIDLCSGTGKVSYKYTRNYPGSQATLVDFSPVMLLEAKKRYPKAPFTLVESDIVQLPIDSESQTLAAMAYGLRNLSDPKEALDEIYRILKKGGSLGILELTSPSNKHPMYLVHRFYLQFLIPRIGKHYSKNKDAYTYLSSSIRNLPKDQHLEHLFKEAKFHISKKRKLSFGVATIWILKK; this comes from the coding sequence ATGCAGCTATCTACCAACAAACCTAACCTTAGGGAAATGTTTGATTTCCTCGCTCCTAAATACGATAAGATTAATTCTATTTTATCTTTAGGAATGCATCACTTATGGAATCGCAAATTCTCAAAAATGTTAGGGAAATCCGAACAAATTATAGATCTTTGCTCAGGAACAGGAAAAGTCTCCTATAAATATACTAGGAACTATCCTGGATCGCAGGCAACTCTCGTAGATTTTTCACCTGTCATGCTCTTAGAAGCTAAGAAACGCTATCCAAAAGCTCCTTTTACACTAGTAGAAAGTGATATCGTTCAACTTCCTATAGATTCAGAATCGCAAACACTAGCTGCTATGGCTTATGGTCTGAGAAACCTCTCTGATCCTAAAGAGGCCCTTGATGAAATCTATCGTATTTTGAAAAAAGGTGGTTCTTTGGGAATCTTAGAGCTCACCTCTCCCTCTAACAAACACCCTATGTATTTAGTTCACAGGTTCTATCTACAATTCCTTATTCCAAGAATTGGAAAACACTATTCTAAAAACAAAGATGCCTATACATATTTAAGCAGCAGCATTAGAAACCTTCCTAAAGATCAGCATTTAGAACATCTCTTCAAAGAAGCTAAATTCCATATTAGCAAAAAAAGAAAGCTATCTTTTGGAGTTGCAACTATCTGGATATTAAAAAAATGA
- a CDS encoding small basic protein — MSRHRSYGKSIKGDTKRNVLKRFERVEVLRKLGRWNDETAKKVTGLPKTPIVK, encoded by the coding sequence ATGTCTCGACATCGTAGTTACGGTAAATCCATTAAAGGAGATACTAAAAGAAATGTTCTTAAACGTTTCGAAAGAGTAGAAGTCTTACGTAAACTAGGCCGTTGGAATGATGAGACGGCGAAGAAGGTTACAGGTCTTCCTAAAACCCCTATTGTAAAGTAA
- a CDS encoding hemolysin family protein, giving the protein MLNFLLAIFILVLLFSTALSEEPHNELCKARKDNEDNETTHKQACRSNTPALLAAVLLCFYGILGTAIYSQYSFKTHSLSLLFWTVYILAAPLVYGFLPHCISLHKRIHSSLCSASSLFQAFFFPLQRTVEKKNHDPKINSSEMENQLSEAVSSFDKLIIREIMIPKVDIFALQEDTPIRNAFPAIIEEGYSRIPLYKKNIDNITGVLLVKDLLTMDPSSANFSLPVSSVAKPPLYTPEIKKASSLLQDFRQKHRHLAIVVNEYGITEGIVSMEDIIEEIFGEISDEYDVQEDLPYKKVGNSWIVDGRMNISDAEEYFNLKIHHENSYDTLGGHVFHKVGAVPKKGMKIHHENFDIEIITCSERSVGKLKITPRRKKLPPA; this is encoded by the coding sequence ATGCTGAATTTCCTATTAGCAATTTTTATTCTTGTTCTCTTATTTTCCACAGCCCTTTCTGAAGAACCTCATAATGAATTATGCAAAGCTCGTAAAGATAACGAAGATAATGAAACTACCCATAAACAAGCCTGCCGATCAAACACCCCAGCACTCCTAGCCGCTGTTTTGCTCTGCTTCTATGGGATTCTTGGCACTGCCATCTATTCTCAATACTCATTTAAAACACACAGCCTCTCCTTACTCTTTTGGACAGTCTATATACTAGCAGCACCCCTCGTTTACGGATTTCTACCCCACTGCATCTCCCTACATAAACGAATTCATTCCTCACTATGCTCAGCATCCTCACTGTTTCAAGCATTCTTTTTCCCTCTTCAAAGAACCGTTGAGAAAAAAAATCATGATCCCAAAATCAACAGTTCCGAAATGGAAAATCAATTATCAGAAGCTGTGTCATCCTTCGATAAGCTCATAATCAGGGAAATCATGATCCCTAAGGTAGATATTTTTGCTCTTCAAGAAGATACTCCTATTCGCAATGCCTTCCCCGCTATTATAGAAGAAGGCTATAGCCGTATTCCCCTGTACAAAAAAAATATCGATAACATCACCGGAGTCCTTCTAGTTAAAGATCTACTCACTATGGACCCCTCATCCGCAAATTTTTCTCTTCCTGTTTCTTCAGTAGCAAAACCTCCCTTATACACCCCAGAAATTAAAAAAGCCTCCTCATTACTTCAAGACTTCCGCCAAAAACATCGCCATCTCGCCATTGTAGTAAATGAATATGGAATCACAGAGGGAATCGTCAGTATGGAAGATATCATCGAAGAAATCTTCGGAGAGATCTCTGATGAATACGATGTTCAAGAAGACCTTCCCTACAAAAAAGTAGGAAATTCATGGATTGTAGATGGTCGAATGAACATCTCAGATGCCGAAGAGTACTTCAATCTAAAAATCCATCATGAAAATAGCTACGACACCCTAGGAGGCCACGTGTTTCATAAAGTGGGTGCCGTTCCTAAAAAAGGAATGAAAATTCATCACGAAAATTTCGATATCGAAATTATCACCTGCTCAGAACGTAGCGTAGGAAAACTAAAAATCACACCAAGGAGAAAGAAATTACCTCCTGCGTAA